One Gemmatimonadota bacterium genomic window, CACAACCTTCCGCACACTCTGCTTGCGATACTCATTCTTGCACATATTGTGTGCAACCGTATAAAGCCAGGACGTAAAGGCATTCCCCCGCTTAAAACGGGCGGGCTTCTCGACAATCTTCAAAAACAAATCCTGGAGAAAATCCTGCGCCTTCTCCTCGTCCCCCCCCAGCATGCGATGGAAATAGTAAAGCATTCGCTTGCTATATCGGGTATAAAGTTCGTCAAAAGCGGCCGTATCGCCCCGCTGAATGCGGGCCATGAGCTTTTCATCGGAAAGCGTGTGATATTTTCTCAGGAACATAAAAAACCAAACAGTATGTGATTTATAGCGCGTTTCTACGTATGCATACACCTGTTTTGCCAAAAGGTTCAAACTTTTTTTATTTTTTATTTATATTGAGAGGGTGTATAATTTGATTTGTACAAACCCCTCAATTAAATCGGAGACACAATGGACCGAGTAAAACGTCGCGACTTCATAAAAAAAGCCGGACTTGCCGGCGGTGCTGCATTATTGGCGGGCTGTGCATCCCCACAGGAAACCGGGGCACCCGCTGTACAAACGCGAAAAAAATACGAATGGAAAATGGTCACAACCTGGCCGCCGCACTTCCCCATCCTGGGAGAATCTGCTGAACACATCGCCAAATGGGCAGAAGAAATGTCCGAAGGCCAGCTCAAAATACAGGTCTATGGCGGCGGCGAACTCATCCCCCCCCTCGAAGGCTTTGACGCCGTCAGTGCCGGAACCGCGGAAATGTGTCACGGCGCCGCGTATTACTGGGCGGGAAAAGCGCAGGCAACCCAATTCTTTGCCTCTGTACCCTTTGGCATGAACGCCCAACAAATGAACGCCTGGATCACCAGCGGCGGCGGACTCGCCTTATGGGAAGAACTCTACGCCCCATTCAACCTCATCCCCATCCCCGCAGGCAACAGCGGCGTACAAATGGGCGGCTGGTTCAACCGCGAAATCAACGCCGTAAGCGACTTGCAGGGCCTCAAAATGCGCATCCCGGGCCTCGGCGGCAAAGTCATCTCCAAAGCCGGCGGATCCGCTATCTTATCAGCCGGAGCAGAAATCTTCACCAACCTCGAACGCGGCGTCATCGACGCAACCGAATGGATCGGACCCTATCACGACACACTCATGGGCTTTTACAAAGCCGCCAAATACTACTACTATCCCGGCTGGCACGAACCCGGCACCGTCATAGAACTCATCGTCAACAAATCCGCATATCAAACCCTGCCCAAAAACCTGCAAGACATCGTGCGAACCGCAGCAGCGCGCGCAAATGCCTGGGCACTATCGGAATTTGAGGCGAAAAACAATGTACATCTGCAAACCCTCATAAAAGACCACAACGTCATCCTGAAAAAATTCCCCGACGAAGTCCTCAACACACTTCAACAATACGCCGGAGAAGTCGTGGATGAACTCGTCGCAGCCGATGCCATGAGCAAAAAAGTATATGAATCATTTGAAGCATTTCGGAAAAAAATGAACGGCTGGGCGGCGATATCGGAGAAAATCTATTACGAGAACTTGAGTGCATGATCATCAGCCCCCCAAATATTTTGGCAAAGACGTCGCCATCTCGGGAAAAGTAATCACGAGCGTCAGCCCGATAAGCTGAATAATAATAAACGGAATAATCCCCCGATAAATATGGCCCGTGCGGACCTCGGGCGGGGCGACCCCCTTCAGATAAAAAAGCGAAAAACCAAAAGGCGGCGTCAAAAAAGAAGTCTGCAAATTCATCGCAATCAAAATACCCAACCACAGAAGATCCACACCCAACGCCACAAAAATAGGCGCAACAACCGGAACAATAATAAACGTAATCTCGATAAAATCGATAAAAAATCCCGCCACAAAAATCATAACCATCACAAGCGCGAGAAACGCCCCCGGACTCATATTTGCCGACAGAATCAAATTCGTCAAATACGCATCGCCGTGCATACCGCGAAACACCAGACCAAACGCCGTAGCCCCAACCAGAATAATAAAAACCATACACGTCAGATGCGTCGTCTCCACCATCACCGCCTTCAGCGTCCGATATGAAAACTTCTTTTGCAACACCGTCAAAAGCGTCGCGCCAAACGCACCCACTGCCGCCGCCTCGGTAGGCGAAGCAATCCCCGCAAAAATAGAACCCAGCACCGCAACAACCAGAACAGCCGGCAAAATAAACGCCTGAAAAACGCGCTTCACCATCGCCCTGCCGTGAAACTGCGCGAGTTCCTCCTCTGGCATCGCCGGAGCCCACTCGGACTTAAAAATCGCAATCAAAATCAGATAAACCGCATAAAGACCCACCAGAACAAACCCCGGCACCACCGCCCCCACAAACATATCCCCAATCGAAACATTCAGCACACTACCCAGCAGCACCAGCACAATACTCGGCGGAATAATCTGCCCCAGCGTACCCGACGCCGAAATCGTCCCCGCGGCGACCTCGGGGCGGTATCCCCGCTTCAGCATCGTCGGCAAACTCAGCAAACCCATCGTCACCACAGTCGCGCCCACAATACCCGTAGAAGCCCCAAACAGCGCCCCCACAGCAACCACAGAAATCGCCAGCCCCCCGCGCAAATGCCCAAAGAGCAACGCCATCGTCTCCAGCAAATTCTCAGCCAGCCCGGACTTCTCCAGCATCACCCCCATAAACACAAACAAAGGCACGGCAATCAGCACATAATTCGTCATCACACCCCAGATACGCAGGGGCAAAAGATTAAAAAAAGCCGGACCAAACGTCAAATAGCCCAAAATAAAAGAAACACCACCCAGCGTAAACGCAACCGGAAAGCCCACCAGCAACAGAAGAAAAAGAACCCCAAACAAAATCAGGGGCATCGCCTCGATCATCCACCCACCTCCTCATCGCGCCCCAGGACGGAAAGCAAAGACCGACACGCCAGCCCCAGACCCTGTAGCAAAAGCAGAACAAAGCCGAAAGGAATAGCCGCCTTCAGCACCCAACGCGCGGGCAACCCCCCCGGATCGGGTGACGTCTCCCCAATGTGGAACGCACTAACCACAAAATACTGTGAACTCACAATCACAATCACACAAAACGGAATCAAAAACAGAACACTACCAACCAGATTCACCCACGCCTTCTTACGAGCGGAAAACCGGCTATAGAACACATCCACCCGCACGTGTTGATCGTGCTTGAGCGAATACGCCGCGCCCAAAAGAAAAATAAGCGCGAACAAATGCCATTCCAACTCCTGAACAGCCACCAGGCTATTCTTCAGCAAATAGCGGGTAAAAACATCGTAGCACACCACCGCCACCAGCACAGCGGTAAGCCACGCAATCGCCCTACCAACGCGCTCATTTAATCCATCGACAAATCGGATATATGCTCTTAAAACCTGCAAAATGCGCTCCTGAAACTTGCGTGCCTCAAGAAATCACCCTTCCATCGCCTGCTGAATTTCATCTATAGATGGCTCATCACCAGGCTGTGTTTTTTGTAGGAAATCTCCAAATTTAGCG contains:
- a CDS encoding TRAP transporter substrate-binding protein; the encoded protein is MDRVKRRDFIKKAGLAGGAALLAGCASPQETGAPAVQTRKKYEWKMVTTWPPHFPILGESAEHIAKWAEEMSEGQLKIQVYGGGELIPPLEGFDAVSAGTAEMCHGAAYYWAGKAQATQFFASVPFGMNAQQMNAWITSGGGLALWEELYAPFNLIPIPAGNSGVQMGGWFNREINAVSDLQGLKMRIPGLGGKVISKAGGSAILSAGAEIFTNLERGVIDATEWIGPYHDTLMGFYKAAKYYYYPGWHEPGTVIELIVNKSAYQTLPKNLQDIVRTAAARANAWALSEFEAKNNVHLQTLIKDHNVILKKFPDEVLNTLQQYAGEVVDELVAADAMSKKVYESFEAFRKKMNGWAAISEKIYYENLSA
- a CDS encoding TRAP transporter large permease subunit, with translation MIEAMPLILFGVLFLLLLVGFPVAFTLGGVSFILGYLTFGPAFFNLLPLRIWGVMTNYVLIAVPLFVFMGVMLEKSGLAENLLETMALLFGHLRGGLAISVVAVGALFGASTGIVGATVVTMGLLSLPTMLKRGYRPEVAAGTISASGTLGQIIPPSIVLVLLGSVLNVSIGDMFVGAVVPGFVLVGLYAVYLILIAIFKSEWAPAMPEEELAQFHGRAMVKRVFQAFILPAVLVVAVLGSIFAGIASPTEAAAVGAFGATLLTVLQKKFSYRTLKAVMVETTHLTCMVFIILVGATAFGLVFRGMHGDAYLTNLILSANMSPGAFLALVMVMIFVAGFFIDFIEITFIIVPVVAPIFVALGVDLLWLGILIAMNLQTSFLTPPFGFSLFYLKGVAPPEVRTGHIYRGIIPFIIIQLIGLTLVITFPEMATSLPKYLGG
- a CDS encoding TRAP transporter small permease subunit; the encoded protein is MQVLRAYIRFVDGLNERVGRAIAWLTAVLVAVVCYDVFTRYLLKNSLVAVQELEWHLFALIFLLGAAYSLKHDQHVRVDVFYSRFSARKKAWVNLVGSVLFLIPFCVIVIVSSQYFVVSAFHIGETSPDPGGLPARWVLKAAIPFGFVLLLLQGLGLACRSLLSVLGRDEEVGG